The segment CTCAGATTTTCAAGGTAGTTATGATGAGTATAACAATAATGGGATTAGAGTAAATCCTTTATTAGTAGCCATAGGTATCATAGTATTTTTGATTATCGACTTCAAATTTTTCGGTGGCTTTCTTACTATGATGATACTTAGGTCTTCATCTAGAGGTAGTTTTAGAGGAGGAATGAGGGGCAGAAGTGGCGGCAGAAACCGTGGAGGAGGAGGTTCCTCTGGTGGTGGAGGCGCTGGTGGTAGATGGTAGAGCGTAGATTAAGGTTCCGCGCTCTTTTTTTGTTGTGGGGGTTTACAAACTCCAAGCATAGTAGTATAACAATTATTGAAGAGATTACAAAGTTTTAATTCTAAAATAGCAGAAGTAAGTAGTTATAAAAATTATTTGTTGGGTAATAATATATTAGTAAAGCAAATGCAAATCATTTGCATTCACAGGAGGAATATACATTGAAAAATAAACGAATTACAAAAACATTCTTTGTTATTATAGCCATAAGTCTTTTATTAAGTGGATGTAACACTGAAGCACCAGCTAAGGTTAGCTCAGATAAGCTAAAAGTATATGTTAGCTTTTACCCGATTTATTTTGCTGCAGATCAAATTGGCAAAGATAAAATTGAGCTTTATTCTGTGATTCCAAATGGTTCTGAACCTCATGACTATGAACCTTCTATTAGAGAAATTGCAAATGTTGAGAATGGAGATATATTTATATTTAACGGGGTAGGAATGGAACCTTGGGCAGAGAAATTGTCTGATAACCTAGCACGGAAAGAAGTCCAGACTTTGAATTTAAGTGAATATGTTGATCTTATTAAACTAGAAGACGAGGATCATAATCATAAGGATCATGATCATGGTTTATATGACCCTCATATATGGCTCGACCCAATTAATATGAATAAAATAGCCTATCAGATAATGATAGAGTTTTCAGAGCTAGATAAGCCTAATGAAAGTTTCTATAAGAAAAGTTATGAAGAGTTTTCAGAAAAATTATTAGAATTAGACTTAAGTTTTAGATCAGGGCTTGAAAATTTAAGTGAAAAAGATATACTTGTTTCACATCAAGCCTTTGGCTATTTGACTAAAAGATACGGATTAGAGCAGATAGCTGTTACTGGGATAACTCCTCATGAAGAGCCAAGTCCTGGGGCTATTGCCAAGTTGCTAGATATAATAGAGGAAGAAAAATTTGAATATATTTTTTTAGAAAGCTTAGCTAGTCCAAAAGTAGTAGAGCTATTAGCTAGAGAAGGAAATCTACAGGTACTAGAGCTAAATCCCATATCAGGCTTGACAAAAGAGCAGCAGGAAAAAAAAGAGGATTATTTTTCATTAATGATGAAAAACCTAGAAAACTTGAAAAAGGCATTGGTGAGATAGATGAATAATGTAATAGTAAGGGTAGATAATCTAAGCTTTGGATATGAAAAAAGACGGGTTCTTAATAATATAAGTTTTGAAATTAATAAGAGGGACTATGTCGGTATAGTTGGAGCAAATGGTTCTGCTAAAAGTACACTATTGAAGTTGATGATGGGCTTTTTAAAACCTAATGATGGGAATATAAAGATATTTGGATTTAATATAGAAGACTTCAAGGATTGGAATAAAGTGGGTTATATTCCCCAAAATGCAAGAAACTTTAACTCTAGATTCCCAGCAACAGTTAAAGAAATAATAGGAAGCAGTCAATATTCTCAAATGAGTATGTTTAAAGTATTGAATAAAAAAATAAAGAAAGATACGATTAGAGCGTTAGAAGCTGTGAATATGGTTAATTTTAAGGATAGTCTTATAGGAAATCTTTCAGGAGGGCAACAGCAGAGAGTTTTCCTGGCAAAGTTACTAGTAAATAATCCTGAAGTTATTTTTATGGATGAGCCATTAATAGGAGTAGATACAGAATCACAGGATATTTTCTTTGAGTTGATAGACAAGCTAAATAAAGACTACGGAATAACCATAGTCTTAGTTACACATGATTTTAGCACATTACAGCAAAGGGCAAATAAGTTGTTTTGCTTAGATAATGGAAAAATCACTATATCTAACTTAGAAAACAATTAATAAACTACAGATTATTTTAACCTACTTATGTATAGGCTGAAATTCATACCTGTTATTAAATTTATCACTTACTATAGAAGGGAAGAAAAATAATGATAATTTTTGAGTATCCATTTATGCAGCGAGCATTACTCATTGGAATTATAATATCCATTATTAGCTCAAGTATGGGGCTTTTTCTGGTGCTACGAAGACTTTCAATGGTAGGAGATACTCTTTCTCATACTGCCTTGGCAGGTGTAGCGGTAGGCATGATTACAAATATATATCCACTATACACAGCTATATTAACAACCTTAGCAGCTTCATTTGTTGTTGAAAAATTACGGAAGGAATA is part of the Proteiniborus sp. DW1 genome and harbors:
- a CDS encoding zinc ABC transporter substrate-binding protein; the encoded protein is MKNKRITKTFFVIIAISLLLSGCNTEAPAKVSSDKLKVYVSFYPIYFAADQIGKDKIELYSVIPNGSEPHDYEPSIREIANVENGDIFIFNGVGMEPWAEKLSDNLARKEVQTLNLSEYVDLIKLEDEDHNHKDHDHGLYDPHIWLDPINMNKIAYQIMIEFSELDKPNESFYKKSYEEFSEKLLELDLSFRSGLENLSEKDILVSHQAFGYLTKRYGLEQIAVTGITPHEEPSPGAIAKLLDIIEEEKFEYIFLESLASPKVVELLAREGNLQVLELNPISGLTKEQQEKKEDYFSLMMKNLENLKKALVR
- a CDS encoding metal ABC transporter ATP-binding protein; the protein is MNNVIVRVDNLSFGYEKRRVLNNISFEINKRDYVGIVGANGSAKSTLLKLMMGFLKPNDGNIKIFGFNIEDFKDWNKVGYIPQNARNFNSRFPATVKEIIGSSQYSQMSMFKVLNKKIKKDTIRALEAVNMVNFKDSLIGNLSGGQQQRVFLAKLLVNNPEVIFMDEPLIGVDTESQDIFFELIDKLNKDYGITIVLVTHDFSTLQQRANKLFCLDNGKITISNLENN